A stretch of Faecalibacterium duncaniae DNA encodes these proteins:
- a CDS encoding restriction endonuclease subunit S: MILNWGELITLEYGKPVKDKESTDGKVPVYGTNGQIGTSHLPAQCKHPSFILGRKGAYRGVHYSDCPFSVIDTAFYAEPLTDRIDLKWAYYKFLTYDINGMDSGSAIPSTDRYQIYSIEVEVPPLEKQRKIVAVLDCIDRKININQKVNDNLAA, translated from the coding sequence ATGATCTTGAATTGGGGAGAACTGATAACCTTAGAATATGGAAAACCAGTAAAGGATAAAGAATCTACAGACGGAAAAGTTCCTGTGTATGGAACAAATGGCCAGATTGGAACATCTCACCTGCCAGCGCAATGCAAACACCCTTCTTTTATTTTGGGGAGAAAAGGCGCATATCGAGGGGTACATTATTCGGATTGTCCATTTTCTGTAATAGATACAGCTTTCTATGCAGAACCTTTGACGGATAGAATAGATTTGAAATGGGCTTACTATAAATTTTTGACGTATGATATCAATGGAATGGATAGCGGTTCGGCGATTCCTTCAACAGACCGTTACCAAATCTATTCAATTGAAGTTGAAGTCCCACCACTGGAGAAGCAAAGAAAAATTGTAGCAGTATTAGATTGCATTGACAGGAAAATTAATATAAATCAAAAGGTAAACGATAATTTAGCAGCTTAG
- the xerA gene encoding site-specific tyrosine recombinase/integron integrase — protein MKNQIINEIQRKMLPYLNNEQLLHLKAVLEASFQGVIIEMGEEQPKAEEQDSAAAFITAKRIEGCSEKTLTYYSKTIEAMLNGVGKSPQQITTDDLRRYLTDYQTQRRSSKVTIDNIRRILSSFFSWLEDEDFIVKSPVRRIHKVKTAKIIRETYTDEALELMRDNCSTVRDLAIIDLLASSGMRVGELVTLNREDINFNERECVVFGKGNKERLVYFDARTKIHLQNYLDERSDSNPALFVTLKEPHERLMIGGVETMLRELGRRLKLNKVHPHKFRRTLATSAIDKGMPIEQVQQLLGHQKIDTTMHYAMVKQQNVKLAHRKYIG, from the coding sequence ATGAAAAATCAAATTATCAACGAGATACAGCGAAAAATGCTGCCGTATCTCAATAACGAACAGTTGCTGCATTTGAAAGCAGTGCTGGAAGCGTCATTTCAAGGTGTCATAATTGAAATGGGTGAAGAACAGCCAAAGGCTGAGGAACAAGATTCGGCAGCAGCGTTCATTACGGCAAAACGGATAGAGGGTTGCTCCGAGAAAACATTGACCTATTATTCAAAAACTATCGAAGCGATGCTGAATGGCGTGGGAAAATCACCGCAGCAAATTACAACGGACGATTTGCGAAGGTATCTGACGGATTATCAAACACAGCGGCGGTCAAGCAAAGTTACAATTGATAATATCCGGCGTATTCTTTCCAGTTTCTTCTCGTGGCTGGAAGATGAAGATTTTATTGTGAAAAGCCCTGTTCGTAGGATTCACAAAGTGAAAACCGCCAAAATCATCAGGGAAACGTATACGGATGAAGCATTGGAGCTGATGCGTGACAACTGCTCAACAGTACGAGATTTGGCGATTATTGATTTGCTGGCATCTTCTGGAATGCGTGTCGGGGAATTGGTGACACTTAATCGGGAGGATATCAATTTCAACGAGCGCGAATGTGTTGTATTTGGTAAGGGCAACAAGGAGCGATTGGTATACTTTGACGCACGAACGAAGATTCACCTTCAAAATTATCTGGATGAACGGTCAGATAGCAATCCAGCACTCTTTGTGACACTGAAAGAGCCACATGAGCGGTTGATGATCGGCGGTGTGGAGACAATGCTTCGTGAATTGGGACGGCGATTAAAACTGAATAAAGTGCATCCGCATAAGTTCCGGCGGACATTGGCAACATCAGCAATTGACAAAGGAATGCCGATTGAACAGGTGCAGCAGCTTTTAGGACACCAGAAAATCGACACAACTATGCACTATGCAATGGTGAAACAGCAGAATGTAAAGTTGGCACACAGAAAATATATAGGATAA
- a CDS encoding restriction endonuclease subunit S has protein sequence MKYELHAIKSVVGRGEIMTRLGDICEKIGSGATPHGGKEAYCLEGISFVRSQNIGDFSFSANGLAHINNEQAKKLSNVELKPNDILLNITGDSVARTCIIDSEYLPARVNQHVAIIRGKKDIVLSSYLLYFLQWKKKYLLQLASAGATRNALTKSMIEQLEIELPTIEQQRKIAGALDKIQEKIKLNQKINDNLEQQAAALFSSLYNRSNTEVRYTDLIQILGGGTPKTGETAYWNGNIAFFTPKDVGTPYTFITEKTITEEGLSHCNSRLYPVNTVFVTARGTVGKVGLSGVPMAMNQSCYALVGKETHQLLVYFYTLKAVDRLKHKASGAVFDAITTRDFDSEQIMKLSDDDAKAFLCVAEPMFQEILNNSIENLRLSTLRDFLLPKLMSGEIDVSSVQL, from the coding sequence TTGAAGTATGAATTGCACGCTATCAAAAGCGTAGTTGGGCGAGGTGAGATAATGACTAGATTGGGTGATATATGTGAAAAAATCGGAAGCGGTGCAACTCCGCATGGAGGAAAAGAGGCATATTGCTTAGAAGGAATATCATTTGTTCGCAGTCAGAATATAGGAGATTTTTCTTTTTCTGCGAACGGATTGGCACATATAAATAATGAACAAGCAAAAAAACTTAGCAATGTGGAACTTAAACCCAATGATATACTTCTTAATATTACGGGGGATTCGGTTGCGAGAACTTGTATAATAGACTCAGAGTATTTGCCGGCTCGCGTGAATCAGCATGTTGCAATTATTCGAGGAAAAAAGGATATAGTACTTAGTAGCTATTTGCTTTATTTCTTACAATGGAAAAAGAAATATTTACTTCAACTTGCCTCTGCTGGAGCAACCCGAAATGCGTTGACAAAAAGCATGATTGAACAGCTAGAGATTGAATTGCCAACAATTGAACAGCAAAGAAAAATTGCTGGAGCGCTCGATAAAATTCAAGAAAAAATAAAGCTGAATCAGAAAATAAACGATAATTTAGAGCAGCAAGCCGCCGCATTGTTTTCAAGCCTCTATAATCGATCAAATACTGAGGTTAGATACACTGATTTAATACAAATACTCGGCGGTGGAACCCCCAAAACAGGCGAAACTGCGTATTGGAACGGTAATATTGCTTTCTTTACTCCAAAAGATGTTGGCACACCATATACATTTATCACAGAAAAGACTATTACAGAAGAGGGACTTTCACATTGCAATAGCCGACTATATCCTGTGAATACAGTTTTCGTTACGGCAAGAGGTACTGTTGGAAAAGTTGGTCTGTCCGGAGTTCCGATGGCTATGAATCAATCCTGTTATGCACTTGTCGGTAAGGAAACACATCAACTTCTTGTCTATTTTTACACCCTCAAAGCTGTTGATAGACTTAAGCATAAAGCAAGTGGAGCTGTATTTGATGCGATTACCACTAGAGATTTTGATTCAGAGCAAATCATGAAGCTATCTGATGATGATGCTAAAGCGTTTCTCTGTGTTGCAGAGCCAATGTTTCAGGAGATACTTAACAATAGCATCGAAAACTTGCGGCTTTCAACACTACGGGACTTCCTGTTGCCCAAGCTAATGTCTGGTGAGATTGACGTCTCTTCCGTTCAGCTCTAA
- a CDS encoding PIN domain-containing protein has product MSNEKEYWLFFDTNVLFQLYDKKADFNSFSFNSTFENVCDMLSQLDIYERVSVGIPKVVWNEMTQQIIEAHATRVLEFGSYIKKWKFPEYRVTTCDIEDYPNYIKSVVERYKEELEKGLIKITELSLPSASRFQSVMERAFSKLPPFGGKEKNSDKGFKDVLIWESILEFTAQHENANIIFYTKDKGYKDVLVDEFEKLYPNASIAILSAENEIKTVLEEWAKSIDEYSYQPIGEENDVDPFAEWVESPNFVVQLIDHDYGLIPQSALVAETIFKLVDYEMPTLLDSKDQNIKYSMPATLDITYILKDCTTIQKVALVNIIVCKTSEDEYAIESIQVKNPPDVEATA; this is encoded by the coding sequence ATGTCGAATGAAAAAGAATATTGGCTGTTTTTTGATACGAACGTCCTATTTCAATTGTATGATAAAAAGGCAGACTTCAATTCATTTTCATTTAATTCGACTTTTGAAAATGTTTGTGATATGCTTAGTCAACTTGATATTTATGAACGCGTGAGTGTTGGTATTCCAAAAGTAGTTTGGAATGAAATGACTCAGCAAATAATTGAGGCTCATGCTACAAGAGTTTTAGAATTTGGATCATATATTAAGAAATGGAAATTCCCAGAATACAGAGTTACTACATGCGATATTGAAGACTACCCCAATTATATCAAATCAGTTGTTGAAAGGTACAAAGAAGAACTTGAAAAGGGCCTTATCAAAATCACCGAATTATCTTTGCCAAGTGCATCAAGGTTTCAAAGTGTGATGGAGCGTGCGTTTTCTAAATTACCACCGTTTGGTGGCAAAGAGAAAAACTCAGACAAAGGTTTTAAAGATGTTCTTATTTGGGAAAGTATCTTGGAATTCACAGCACAACACGAAAATGCTAATATCATCTTCTATACAAAAGATAAAGGATACAAAGATGTGCTTGTTGACGAGTTTGAAAAGTTGTATCCTAATGCAAGTATTGCGATATTGTCGGCTGAAAATGAAATAAAAACTGTCTTAGAAGAATGGGCTAAAAGTATTGATGAGTATTCTTATCAACCTATTGGAGAGGAAAATGACGTTGATCCTTTTGCAGAGTGGGTGGAATCTCCAAACTTTGTGGTTCAATTGATTGATCATGACTATGGACTTATACCACAGAGTGCACTAGTAGCAGAAACGATTTTTAAATTGGTTGATTATGAGATGCCCACTTTATTGGATTCTAAAGATCAAAACATTAAGTATTCGATGCCTGCAACTTTGGACATAACATATATATTAAAAGATTGTACGACAATTCAAAAAGTAGCGTTAGTAAATATAATTGTTTGTAAAACATCTGAGGATGAATATGCAATAGAATCTATTCAGGTGAAGAATCCACCGGATGTGGAAGCTACTGCTTGA
- a CDS encoding type I restriction-modification system subunit M, whose product MAEKNTADIGFEKQIWNAACVLRGNMDASEYKGVVLGLIFLKYISDRFEDKYNQLVADGDGFEEDRDEYTSEGIFFVPAGARWSDVSAKAHDPEIGQVIDDAMRAIEKENVRLKDILPKNFARQELDKRRLGEVVDLFTNIKMIEHGSEKDILGRTYEYCLSMFAEQEGKRGGEFFTPSCVVRTLVEVLQPFKGRVYDPCCGSGGMFVQSAKFVENHSGNINDISIYGQDSNPTTWKLAQMNLAIRGIEPDLGKYAADTFLDDQHPTMRADYIMANPPFNLSNWGAEQLKDDVRWQYGMPPASNANFAWLQHMIYHLAPGGRMGMVLANGSLSSQSGGEGDIRKNIVNADLVDCIIAMPTQLFYTTQIPVSLWFISKRKKQAGKTLFIDARKMGDMVSRKLRELTDEDIKKIADTYNAYVNGTLEDVKGFCAVVDTEKIAEQDYILTPGRYVGVEEQEDDGEPFEEKMARLTSELSDLFKQSHKLEAEIKEKLGAIGYHVE is encoded by the coding sequence ATGGCAGAGAAAAACACCGCCGACATTGGATTCGAAAAGCAGATTTGGAATGCTGCCTGCGTGCTTCGGGGCAATATGGATGCTTCAGAGTATAAGGGTGTCGTCCTTGGTCTTATTTTCCTGAAATATATTTCGGATCGTTTTGAAGATAAGTACAATCAGCTGGTTGCAGACGGTGATGGCTTTGAGGAAGATCGTGACGAGTACACATCGGAGGGAATCTTCTTTGTGCCTGCTGGTGCGCGTTGGAGCGATGTTTCTGCAAAGGCACATGACCCGGAAATCGGTCAGGTAATTGACGATGCAATGCGCGCTATCGAAAAAGAAAACGTGCGCCTGAAGGATATCCTGCCGAAAAATTTCGCACGCCAGGAACTGGATAAACGGCGGTTGGGCGAAGTCGTTGACCTGTTTACGAACATCAAAATGATTGAACACGGCAGCGAAAAGGACATTCTGGGACGCACTTATGAATACTGTCTGTCGATGTTTGCAGAGCAGGAAGGAAAGCGCGGAGGCGAGTTCTTTACGCCGTCCTGTGTTGTGCGGACGCTGGTGGAAGTGCTACAACCGTTTAAGGGACGAGTGTATGACCCTTGCTGCGGCAGCGGCGGTATGTTTGTTCAGTCTGCAAAATTTGTAGAGAACCATAGTGGAAATATCAACGATATCTCGATTTATGGACAGGATTCCAACCCTACCACATGGAAACTGGCGCAGATGAACCTTGCCATTCGTGGCATTGAACCCGACCTTGGAAAGTATGCGGCGGATACATTCCTTGACGACCAGCACCCGACCATGCGGGCAGACTATATCATGGCGAATCCACCTTTCAACCTGTCGAACTGGGGCGCAGAGCAGCTCAAAGATGATGTACGCTGGCAGTATGGTATGCCGCCTGCAAGCAACGCGAACTTTGCATGGCTTCAGCACATGATTTATCATCTTGCACCGGGTGGCCGCATGGGTATGGTGCTTGCAAACGGTTCGCTCTCTTCTCAGTCTGGCGGTGAAGGTGACATTCGCAAGAATATTGTGAATGCTGACCTTGTGGACTGTATCATTGCCATGCCGACACAGCTTTTCTATACGACCCAAATTCCAGTTTCGCTCTGGTTTATCTCTAAACGCAAGAAACAAGCCGGAAAAACGCTGTTTATCGATGCCCGGAAGATGGGCGATATGGTGAGCCGCAAGCTGCGTGAACTGACCGATGAGGATATAAAAAAAATTGCCGATACCTACAATGCTTATGTTAATGGTACACTGGAAGATGTAAAAGGTTTCTGCGCAGTTGTTGATACGGAGAAAATTGCAGAGCAGGATTATATTTTAACGCCGGGCCGTTATGTTGGGGTTGAGGAACAGGAAGATGATGGTGAGCCGTTTGAAGAGAAAATGGCTCGGCTGACATCTGAACTGTCGGATTTGTTCAAGCAATCGCATAAGCTAGAGGCAGAAATTAAGGAAAAGCTGGGGGCGATTGGATATCATGTCGAATGA
- a CDS encoding plasmid mobilization protein yields the protein MTKTNVQLTPSNSQRHDTPNNKTHIIKFRVTAEEKASLELTCKLLNLSLSTFIRRAIHNVKIEKTVIVAGGGEETLTAVSTLLAQCSKVGGNLNQLARHFNSGGADTEQIRAKLLDELADLTAFRLHAEKVLGELYGNAQAYRL from the coding sequence ATGACCAAAACGAATGTTCAACTGACCCCTAGCAATTCCCAGCGCCACGACACGCCGAACAACAAAACGCACATCATCAAGTTCCGTGTGACAGCGGAGGAAAAAGCGTCACTGGAACTCACTTGCAAACTCCTGAATCTCTCCCTCTCCACTTTTATCCGCCGAGCCATTCACAACGTCAAAATCGAGAAAACGGTCATCGTTGCCGGCGGCGGTGAAGAAACCCTGACCGCTGTTTCCACCCTGCTTGCTCAGTGCAGCAAGGTGGGCGGCAACCTGAACCAGCTTGCAAGGCACTTCAATTCCGGCGGTGCAGACACCGAACAGATCCGGGCGAAACTCCTTGACGAACTTGCAGACCTGACCGCATTTCGGCTGCACGCCGAGAAAGTTCTGGGTGAACTGTATGGCAACGCTCAAGCATATCGCCTCTAA
- a CDS encoding relaxase/mobilization nuclease domain-containing protein → MATLKHIASKNSDYTAIEAYLIYQHDEFTGKQLLDEQGKPKLRESYLLDTLECGDFSFATACLLANRKYGKNTQHGDIKSHQYIISFDPRDAADNGLTMEKAQALGLKFCEENFPGHPAIVCTHPDGHNHSGNIHVHIVIGSIRMREVERKPYMQKPRDWCEGMKHSSTAQTMRHLRVEVMELCEGAGLYQIDLLNGSKERVSEAEYWARRRGQLKLDRENAGLAATGQPPKQKKFETVKDTLRKQISSVLYRATSFEDFSDRLMQQHGIAVKESRGQLSFLPAGRTKFIRAKHLGDKFDKAEVLAALNANAERKPKAQFKQDTIGKLIDIQSRMTEGKGIGYKRWLTKHNLKVMAQTVKLLQEKDLTDEDVLNQRIAELETKYHDALAVVKDLEGRMKANNELRYHIAAYTSTKNVAQQLKTAKRPAAFEEQHRAELTAYRVAAAYFKANNLTKLPSPKKLEAEYAQLASEKAKFYEQYKEAKEELFKLKTAKQNVASFFREEEPAQQER, encoded by the coding sequence ATGGCAACGCTCAAGCATATCGCCTCTAAGAACTCGGACTACACCGCCATTGAAGCGTACCTGATCTACCAACACGATGAGTTCACCGGAAAGCAGCTTCTGGATGAACAGGGCAAGCCGAAGCTGCGGGAATCCTACCTGCTCGACACCCTTGAGTGCGGTGATTTCTCATTTGCAACGGCCTGTCTGCTGGCAAACCGCAAGTATGGCAAGAACACCCAGCATGGTGATATTAAAAGCCACCAGTATATCATCAGCTTTGACCCACGCGATGCAGCCGACAACGGCTTGACCATGGAAAAGGCACAGGCACTTGGCCTGAAATTCTGCGAAGAAAACTTCCCCGGTCATCCCGCCATCGTCTGCACTCACCCCGATGGGCACAACCATTCGGGAAACATCCATGTCCACATCGTGATCGGCAGCATCCGAATGCGAGAAGTGGAACGCAAGCCCTATATGCAAAAGCCCCGCGACTGGTGTGAGGGTATGAAGCACTCCAGCACGGCCCAGACCATGCGGCACTTGCGTGTCGAGGTCATGGAGCTGTGCGAAGGTGCTGGACTGTACCAGATCGACCTGCTCAACGGCTCGAAAGAGCGTGTCAGCGAAGCTGAATATTGGGCGCGTAGGCGTGGTCAGTTGAAACTTGACCGTGAAAACGCAGGCCTCGCCGCAACCGGACAGCCGCCCAAGCAGAAGAAGTTTGAAACCGTAAAAGACACCTTGCGGAAACAGATTTCTTCAGTGCTGTACCGTGCCACGAGCTTTGAAGATTTTTCCGACAGGCTCATGCAGCAGCACGGCATTGCCGTCAAGGAAAGCCGTGGACAGCTTAGCTTTCTGCCCGCTGGCAGAACGAAGTTCATCCGAGCGAAACATCTCGGGGACAAGTTCGACAAGGCAGAAGTGCTTGCTGCCCTTAACGCAAACGCCGAACGCAAACCCAAGGCGCAGTTCAAGCAGGATACCATCGGGAAACTGATCGACATCCAGTCGAGGATGACCGAGGGCAAGGGCATCGGCTATAAGCGTTGGCTCACGAAACACAATCTCAAAGTTATGGCACAGACCGTGAAGCTTCTGCAGGAAAAGGACTTGACCGACGAGGACGTCTTGAACCAGCGCATCGCTGAACTGGAAACCAAGTATCACGACGCACTGGCGGTGGTGAAAGACCTCGAAGGTCGCATGAAAGCCAACAATGAGCTGCGCTATCACATCGCAGCCTACACCAGCACCAAGAATGTCGCACAGCAGTTAAAGACTGCCAAACGACCCGCAGCCTTTGAGGAGCAGCACCGTGCAGAGCTGACAGCATACCGGGTGGCAGCAGCCTATTTCAAGGCAAATAACCTCACCAAGCTGCCCAGCCCGAAAAAGCTAGAAGCCGAGTATGCGCAGCTGGCATCCGAAAAGGCAAAGTTCTACGAACAGTACAAGGAAGCCAAGGAAGAACTGTTCAAGCTGAAAACCGCAAAGCAGAATGTTGCGTCCTTTTTCCGGGAGGAAGAACCGGCGCAGCAGGAGAGATAA